In the Helicobacter typhlonius genome, one interval contains:
- a CDS encoding TonB-dependent receptor, translated as MFYLPRFVASLSFLSLFVLTRCVNAYGIESYTFSPSIVKESALATDVEKIPGNASVLNARQIQNMPNTKITDTLKKLAGVRVDNDTSFNPRPKIKIRGINYGTLLMLDGVILSDLEGESRILNQISLYDVERVEVARGTFSSLYGAGAIGGVVNFITAMPSEFSSQIIISYGDEFVKDTADKNLIRAYANVGDVFFDKKLRLKLSAGYTQSEGYPSFPTTLPSGIQAPNDISGITTDKAGNLIIGDGGKRNYHIYDVRLKAEYGINDSHMLSAMLSFSNHSYKFKHFTSYITDNAGQSTNLVDGKDYFVGSGIGGIGNYSHLLGNLTYEHDFDSSSLKLSFSSMNLFSLWQDATQDEGNRYGGAGGTQDIDSTSNYIDIIYTMNLGSRHTLISAAQFRYYDFVQHNRNMTNWKVSSTRTDTYRSYGGKAFVASAFMNLHSSLSQSLSSSLGIRYDYWRNYAGYLTNTLNPTTNRHNQGAIASILSPKLSLNYTPESTQGLIFKTSLGSGFRMPTMRDMYQFTHGNTFWEINPDLKQESALSFDIGAEYYNKSFEGKLYYYDTELWDMIYRSGAGNQNNPYKNINAGRGRIHGAELSAQVPIMRDVFIEGNYTLTLTKILKNDAKPNTEGKQLAATPKHMANIALNYFPQYGFYGSIWAYYAPAFFADDMNTPALKNTYGNYEAQFTLNAKCGYNFKNGIDLSASFANITNNRYYDFYRVAGASYALQLRYKI; from the coding sequence ATGTTTTATCTCCCTCGCTTTGTTGCCTCCTTGTCATTTTTAAGCTTGTTTGTCCTCACACGTTGCGTCAATGCCTATGGTATAGAGTCCTATACATTCAGTCCATCTATCGTCAAAGAGAGTGCGCTTGCCACCGATGTGGAAAAAATCCCGGGCAACGCAAGTGTGCTAAATGCGAGGCAGATTCAAAATATGCCAAATACCAAAATCACCGATACGCTTAAAAAACTTGCTGGTGTGCGCGTGGATAATGATACAAGTTTCAATCCTCGCCCAAAAATAAAGATTCGCGGTATCAATTATGGCACACTGCTTATGCTTGATGGAGTGATTTTGAGCGATTTGGAAGGAGAGAGCAGAATCTTAAATCAAATTTCACTCTATGATGTAGAACGCGTGGAGGTGGCGCGCGGGACATTCTCTAGCCTCTATGGTGCAGGTGCGATTGGTGGTGTAGTAAATTTCATCACCGCAATGCCAAGCGAATTTTCATCTCAAATCATCATAAGCTATGGTGATGAGTTTGTCAAAGATACCGCGGATAAGAATCTTATCCGCGCCTATGCGAATGTAGGCGATGTGTTTTTCGATAAAAAGCTAAGGCTCAAGCTTAGTGCGGGATACACACAAAGCGAGGGTTACCCAAGCTTTCCCACCACACTGCCAAGTGGCATTCAAGCCCCCAATGACATAAGCGGTATTACAACAGACAAGGCAGGAAATCTCATCATTGGTGATGGAGGCAAGCGAAACTATCACATTTATGATGTGCGCTTGAAAGCAGAATATGGCATAAACGATTCTCATATGCTCTCCGCTATGCTTAGCTTCTCTAATCACAGCTATAAATTCAAACATTTCACAAGCTACATCACCGATAATGCGGGGCAAAGCACAAACCTTGTAGATGGCAAAGATTATTTTGTAGGCTCGGGGATTGGCGGTATAGGCAATTATTCTCATCTACTTGGGAATCTCACCTATGAGCACGATTTTGACAGCTCCTCGCTCAAACTCTCTTTTTCATCAATGAATCTCTTTAGCCTTTGGCAAGACGCAACACAGGACGAGGGCAATAGATATGGCGGAGCAGGAGGGACGCAGGATATAGATTCTACAAGCAACTATATAGATATTATCTATACTATGAATCTTGGCAGTCGCCACACACTCATTAGTGCCGCGCAATTTCGCTACTATGACTTCGTGCAGCATAATCGCAATATGACAAATTGGAAAGTCTCCAGCACACGCACAGATACTTATAGAAGCTATGGCGGCAAGGCTTTCGTAGCATCGGCATTTATGAATCTTCATTCTAGTCTTTCACAATCACTCTCTAGCTCACTTGGAATCCGCTATGACTATTGGCGTAATTACGCAGGGTATCTCACCAATACGCTTAATCCCACTACAAATCGCCACAATCAAGGTGCAATCGCCTCTATCCTTAGCCCGAAACTCTCGCTCAACTACACACCAGAATCTACACAAGGACTCATCTTTAAAACTTCGCTTGGCTCGGGCTTTAGAATGCCAACTATGAGGGATATGTATCAATTCACACACGGCAACACTTTTTGGGAGATTAACCCCGACTTAAAACAAGAGAGTGCGCTAAGCTTTGATATAGGCGCAGAATACTACAACAAAAGCTTTGAGGGCAAACTCTACTACTACGATACCGAGTTATGGGATATGATTTACCGCTCTGGCGCGGGAAATCAAAATAATCCATATAAAAATATTAATGCAGGGCGGGGGAGGATTCACGGCGCGGAGCTAAGCGCGCAAGTGCCGATTATGCGCGATGTATTTATAGAGGGCAACTACACGCTTACACTTACTAAGATTCTAAAAAATGACGCAAAGCCTAATACAGAGGGCAAACAACTCGCCGCTACGCCAAAGCATATGGCAAATATTGCGCTAAATTACTTTCCACAATATGGATTCTATGGCTCAATTTGGGCATATTATGCACCGGCATTTTTCGCAGATGATATGAATACTCCCGCGCTTAAAAACACCTATGGGAATTATGAGGCGCAATTCACGCTTAATGCAAAATGTGGCTACAACTTCAAAAATGGCATTGACTTATCAGCAAGTTTTGCTAATATCACAAACAATCGCTACTATGACTTCTATCGTGTAGCTGGGGCAAGTTATGCGCTGCAATTGCGATATAAAATATAA
- a CDS encoding ATP-binding cassette domain-containing protein, with product MLELKNVSYSYTSYRLFGTRTKQVLRHINLRMQSHQSLAIMGQSGCGKSTLAKIACGLLHPSKDENGARGVVEYNSALLKLKNIETRRDFYRQVQILFQDCIGSLNPYYSCLENCLESLQYLSHLSKEESIARLKALARDLALPEDIFSRQVGSISGGEAQRICLIRALCVEPKLLILDENTSGLDYELSLAVVEYLKQWQKRTGASILLITHDEEVARRLCDDVRVMSAQGELES from the coding sequence ATGCTCGAGCTTAAAAATGTGTCCTATTCCTACACCTCTTATCGTCTCTTTGGCACACGCACAAAGCAGGTGTTAAGGCATATTAACTTGCGTATGCAATCTCATCAAAGCCTAGCGATTATGGGGCAGAGTGGTTGTGGTAAGAGCACATTGGCTAAAATCGCGTGTGGGCTTTTGCACCCAAGTAAAGATGAAAATGGTGCGCGTGGTGTCGTGGAGTATAATTCTGCTTTATTGAAACTTAAAAACATAGAGACAAGAAGGGATTTTTATAGGCAAGTGCAGATTCTATTTCAAGACTGCATAGGCTCACTGAATCCTTATTATTCCTGCCTTGAAAATTGCCTCGAGTCGCTTCAATACCTCTCGCATTTAAGCAAGGAGGAGAGTATAGCGCGACTAAAGGCTTTGGCGCGAGACTTGGCATTGCCAGAGGATATATTTTCTAGGCAGGTTGGAAGTATCTCGGGTGGAGAGGCACAGCGAATATGCCTTATTCGTGCCCTCTGTGTCGAGCCAAAATTACTTATCCTTGATGAAAACACTTCCGGACTTGACTATGAGCTATCTTTGGCGGTGGTGGAATATTTAAAGCAGTGGCAAAAGCGCACAGGAGCGAGTATTTTGCTTATCACACACGATGAGGAAGTGGCGCGTAGATTATGTGATGATGTGCGCGTGATGAGCGCACAAGGTGAGTTAGAATCTTAA
- a CDS encoding GDP-L-fucose synthase family protein translates to MQKDSKIFVAGHRGLVGSSILEYLKQQGYTQLIAKTRNELNLLSSSAVEDFFSTYRPEYVFLAAAKVGGILANNTYRADFIYENLAIQNHIIYNAYKYGVKKLLFLGSSCIYPKNAPQPMGEDVLLTSELEYTNEPYAIAKIAGIKMCESFALQYGCDFVSVMPTNLYGNNDNFDLETSHVLPALLRKMHLAKLLEQKHIQGLERDTGLNGTDLQEYLARFGIEDSQVSIWGDGTPRREFLHVRDMAEACVFVMERISFKDLATTCAPQIRNTHLNVGYGDDVSIYELATLVKDIVGFNGKLVFDSTKPNGTPQKLMDTSRLNKLGWQAKISLREGIESVYRHYLNKQKEIL, encoded by the coding sequence ATGCAAAAAGATTCTAAAATCTTTGTTGCTGGACATAGGGGACTTGTAGGCTCAAGCATACTTGAATATCTCAAGCAGCAGGGCTATACGCAACTTATTGCCAAAACGCGCAATGAGCTTAACTTGCTCTCTTCTAGCGCGGTGGAAGATTTTTTTAGCACCTATCGCCCCGAATATGTCTTTTTAGCTGCTGCAAAAGTGGGTGGGATTCTAGCAAATAACACTTACCGCGCAGATTTTATCTATGAGAATCTCGCTATACAAAATCACATTATCTACAATGCTTATAAATATGGTGTTAAAAAGCTCCTTTTCCTTGGTAGCTCGTGCATTTACCCAAAAAATGCTCCTCAACCTATGGGCGAAGATGTGCTACTTACAAGTGAGCTAGAATACACAAATGAGCCTTATGCGATTGCTAAAATCGCAGGAATCAAAATGTGTGAAAGCTTCGCCTTGCAGTATGGTTGCGACTTTGTCTCTGTAATGCCTACAAATCTCTATGGCAATAATGATAATTTTGATTTAGAAACCTCCCACGTCCTCCCTGCACTCTTGCGTAAAATGCACCTTGCAAAACTCTTAGAGCAAAAGCATATACAAGGCTTAGAGCGCGATACAGGGCTAAATGGCACAGACTTACAGGAGTATTTAGCGCGATTTGGCATAGAGGATTCACAAGTGAGTATTTGGGGCGATGGCACACCTCGTAGGGAATTTCTCCACGTGCGAGATATGGCAGAAGCCTGTGTATTTGTAATGGAGCGCATATCTTTTAAAGACCTCGCCACCACTTGTGCGCCGCAGATTCGCAATACCCACCTCAATGTCGGCTATGGCGATGATGTAAGCATATACGAACTTGCGACATTGGTAAAGGATATTGTGGGATTTAATGGCAAACTCGTCTTTGATAGCACTAAGCCAAATGGCACGCCACAAAAACTTATGGACACAAGCAGACTAAACAAGCTCGGTTGGCAGGCAAAAATCTCTCTTAGAGAGGGTATAGAAAGTGTGTATAGGCATTATCTTAACAAACAAAAGGAGATTCTATAA
- the proB gene encoding glutamate 5-kinase: MQKPRIVLKVGSSNLCNGKIIDKTQIQALANIISELKTQYDVILVSSGAVASGHTELTIDRNILQNKQALASIGQPLLMESYRNAFLQHNITIAQLLLVWRDFDSRRHTDFAKNTIDTLLSHNVLPIINENDTIATDEIVFGDNDRLGAYVAHYFGAKLLVILSDIDGYFDKNPHQFPDAKILPIVHSIAPSALQENHTPNESFATGGIVTKLLAADFLLKHNRMMFLSNGRKLDILRDFLLHKKHTSGTLFCSSDIKEWIL; the protein is encoded by the coding sequence ATGCAAAAGCCACGCATTGTTTTAAAGGTAGGCTCATCAAACCTCTGCAATGGCAAAATCATTGACAAAACGCAGATTCAAGCCCTTGCAAATATCATTAGTGAGCTAAAGACGCAATATGATGTCATTTTGGTAAGCTCTGGTGCGGTGGCAAGCGGACACACAGAGCTTACTATTGATAGAAATATCTTACAAAATAAACAAGCCCTAGCAAGCATCGGGCAACCCTTGCTTATGGAATCTTATCGCAATGCCTTTTTGCAGCACAATATCACAATCGCCCAACTATTGCTCGTATGGCGCGATTTTGATTCAAGACGACACACAGATTTTGCCAAAAACACCATAGACACGCTTTTATCGCATAATGTGCTACCAATCATCAACGAAAACGATACAATCGCCACAGATGAAATTGTATTTGGCGATAACGACAGGTTAGGCGCGTATGTGGCGCATTATTTTGGCGCAAAACTGCTTGTGATTTTAAGCGATATTGATGGCTATTTTGATAAGAATCCTCATCAATTCCCTGATGCCAAGATTCTACCAATCGTGCATAGTATTGCACCAAGTGCCTTGCAAGAAAACCACACGCCAAATGAGAGCTTTGCCACAGGGGGTATTGTAACCAAACTTCTAGCGGCTGATTTTTTACTCAAACATAACAGAATGATGTTTTTAAGCAATGGGCGCAAACTCGATATTTTACGCGATTTTCTCCTGCATAAAAAGCATACTTCTGGCACACTTTTTTGCTCAAGTGATATTAAGGAGTGGATTCTATGA
- a CDS encoding methionyl-tRNA formyltransferase: MRLILAGTPAFAWEIFAPLLDDDFFEIVALICQPDKPFGRKAELKPPHTKAMLLQKIKTNLKQDSESMPHIFQPSSITQDFIENMQILKPDMILVVAYGKILPKAFLDIAPCINIHASILPLWRGASPLQQMILSQSPYFGISAMRMGEELDNGDILGISYVANTQQNITELSSQLAESGAKLATFVLKNFEKIEPLRQIDADSSYCTKIKKSDGFMCLESAQNVYKSYLAYCEWPHIFIQSVKGYTLKLFDVSLIESNESHNAGEILKIGDSSIVVGCRSGSLNIDSLQQEGKNRLEAALYLRGKHLKIGDVLC; encoded by the coding sequence ATGAGACTTATCCTCGCCGGGACTCCTGCGTTTGCGTGGGAAATTTTTGCCCCGCTATTAGACGATGATTTTTTTGAAATTGTTGCGCTTATTTGTCAGCCTGATAAACCCTTTGGGAGAAAAGCCGAGCTAAAACCTCCACACACAAAGGCAATGCTCCTGCAAAAAATAAAGACAAACCTAAAGCAAGATTCTGAATCTATGCCACATATTTTTCAGCCTAGCAGTATTACGCAAGATTTTATTGAAAATATGCAGATTCTAAAACCCGATATGATACTTGTTGTAGCGTATGGGAAGATTCTACCCAAAGCTTTTTTAGACATTGCGCCTTGTATCAATATCCACGCTTCTATCTTGCCTTTGTGGCGTGGGGCAAGTCCTTTGCAGCAGATGATTCTCTCTCAAAGCCCATACTTTGGCATAAGTGCGATGAGAATGGGTGAAGAACTCGATAATGGCGATATTCTAGGCATATCTTATGTTGCAAATACACAGCAAAATATTACGGAGCTTTCCTCACAACTTGCTGAATCTGGAGCAAAACTCGCGACATTTGTATTGAAAAACTTTGAAAAAATCGAGCCCTTAAGGCAAATTGACGCGGATTCAAGCTATTGCACAAAAATCAAAAAAAGCGATGGTTTTATGTGTTTAGAATCTGCACAAAATGTGTATAAAAGCTACCTTGCCTATTGCGAGTGGCCCCATATCTTTATCCAAAGCGTGAAAGGCTACACGCTCAAGCTCTTTGATGTGAGCCTTATAGAATCTAATGAATCTCACAATGCGGGTGAGATTCTAAAAATCGGGGATTCAAGTATCGTTGTGGGCTGCAGAAGCGGGAGCTTAAATATTGACTCTTTGCAGCAGGAGGGTAAAAACAGACTTGAAGCAGCACTCTATCTGCGCGGTAAGCACCTAAAAATAGGCGATGTGTTATGCTAG
- a CDS encoding nickel ABC transporter substrate-binding protein encodes MRVIIVFFMYIGVVWGKNTLIVAVSENIGALNPQGYQGNAMFAQNAVYEGLVRVDKRGKIVPSLATMWEISTDALQYDFTLREGVRFSNGEEFNADAVVKNFESVLKNRARHSWSGLAVALESAQKLAPHKVRLILKKPYSPTLDELAVARPFRFLAPSAMPKDLDLIKHNPQPIGTGAYMLAKSVYGVSDTLVKNPHYWDKDAYNGIYYDEVILKVIYDPSSKIAALKSGQIDMIYGNDQIPLEIFKSMQRGAQFHTYLSPPIYTTNLVINSASPAFKLGNTELERTLRKALGYGIDKQRLIKAVYSGLQDTTDCMFQPSKACEEAHSISASEQEEALAFLRKHFADSRQRGIEILYIGDNPAQKMMAEIIQSDLKAFGVKVHISASEYSIYMNRLLNGAFDIAFRDTWGAPYDPLTILHSMLIPSHIDYAAQQGLPTKPLIDEEIRKLIALNPHIKAFKDTLERIIFMLEDSGVYMPLSNQRNKAIAHKKIKGIDMGVSSYEVPFWEFYEDSKK; translated from the coding sequence ATGCGCGTAATCATCGTATTTTTTATGTATATAGGCGTGGTATGGGGAAAAAATACCCTCATTGTAGCGGTGTCGGAGAATATCGGTGCGCTAAATCCTCAAGGTTATCAGGGTAATGCAATGTTTGCGCAAAATGCGGTGTATGAAGGGTTGGTGCGTGTGGATAAGCGAGGCAAGATTGTGCCAAGTCTTGCTACTATGTGGGAGATTAGCACAGATGCTTTGCAGTATGATTTTACCCTGCGTGAGGGGGTGAGATTCTCAAATGGTGAGGAGTTTAACGCTGACGCGGTGGTGAAAAACTTTGAATCTGTGTTAAAAAATCGAGCAAGACATTCGTGGAGTGGGCTTGCTGTAGCTTTAGAATCCGCACAAAAACTCGCGCCCCACAAAGTGCGCTTGATTCTTAAAAAGCCTTATAGCCCGACATTAGATGAACTCGCAGTGGCGCGTCCTTTTAGATTCTTAGCACCAAGTGCTATGCCTAAAGATTTAGACTTGATAAAGCACAATCCACAACCCATTGGCACGGGCGCGTATATGTTGGCTAAAAGTGTGTATGGTGTGAGTGATACATTGGTGAAAAATCCTCACTATTGGGATAAGGACGCCTATAATGGCATCTATTATGATGAGGTAATTTTGAAAGTGATTTATGACCCGAGCTCAAAAATTGCCGCACTAAAGAGTGGGCAGATTGATATGATCTATGGGAACGACCAGATTCCGTTAGAAATTTTTAAGAGTATGCAAAGGGGCGCGCAGTTTCATACTTATCTAAGTCCGCCCATTTATACAACTAATCTTGTGATTAATTCCGCCTCACCCGCTTTCAAGCTCGGTAATACGGAATTAGAGCGCACCTTGCGTAAGGCTCTAGGCTATGGCATAGATAAGCAAAGGTTGATAAAAGCGGTGTATAGTGGCTTACAGGATACAACAGATTGTATGTTTCAGCCAAGCAAGGCTTGTGAAGAGGCGCATAGTATAAGCGCGAGTGAGCAAGAGGAGGCATTGGCATTTTTGCGAAAACATTTTGCAGATTCAAGGCAAAGGGGTATAGAAATCCTCTATATAGGTGATAATCCGGCGCAAAAGATGATGGCTGAAATTATCCAAAGCGATTTGAAAGCATTTGGCGTGAAAGTGCATATAAGCGCGAGTGAGTATAGTATCTATATGAATAGACTACTCAATGGGGCATTTGACATAGCTTTTAGGGATACTTGGGGTGCGCCCTATGATCCTTTGACTATCTTGCACTCTATGCTTATACCTAGCCACATCGACTATGCCGCGCAGCAGGGGCTACCAACAAAGCCTCTCATTGATGAGGAGATAAGAAAGCTCATCGCGCTTAATCCTCATATTAAGGCTTTTAAAGACACATTAGAGCGCATTATCTTTATGCTAGAGGATAGCGGTGTGTATATGCCCCTTAGCAATCAAAGAAATAAAGCTATAGCACACAAAAAGATTAAAGGCATTGATATGGGTGTTTCTAGCTATGAAGTGCCATTTTGGGAGTTTTATGAGGATTCTAAAAAATAG
- a CDS encoding lipoate--protein ligase family protein gives MLDSHLTGFDSAFIALLNSRIYHFDTLESTQTYAIEMIKEDKLNVPFCISAKTQSNAIGSRGNQWDSVPKSLLFSFALPLKSLPQDLRLESSSIFLV, from the coding sequence ATGCTAGATTCTCACCTTACAGGCTTTGATAGCGCATTTATCGCGCTTCTTAATTCGCGCATTTATCACTTTGATACATTAGAATCCACACAGACTTACGCCATAGAGATGATTAAAGAAGACAAGCTCAATGTGCCATTTTGCATTAGTGCAAAAACACAAAGCAATGCCATAGGGAGCAGGGGCAACCAATGGGATAGTGTGCCAAAGTCTTTACTTTTCTCCTTTGCCCTGCCCTTAAAAAGTCTGCCACAAGACTTGCGTTTAGAATCGAGTTCGATTTTTTTGGTGTAA
- a CDS encoding lipoate--protein ligase family protein, with amino-acid sequence MREYLRSLGSQVWLKYPNDLYRTDSKIGGILTQKVKGNIVCGIGINLYSANTEQNTQYATLEETISANIEPVRFLEDFFKSFENFVSWKQIFSIYKLEFYKNSSFFFHLGKERMCLKDAILNEDGSLSIDGNKIYSLR; translated from the coding sequence ATGCGCGAATATTTGCGCTCCCTTGGCTCACAGGTGTGGCTCAAATATCCAAATGATTTATACAGAACAGATTCTAAAATTGGCGGGATTCTCACTCAAAAGGTGAAAGGCAACATTGTGTGCGGAATAGGCATCAATCTCTACTCTGCAAATACCGAACAAAACACGCAATATGCGACTTTAGAAGAAACTATAAGCGCAAATATCGAGCCTGTGCGCTTTTTGGAAGATTTTTTCAAAAGCTTTGAAAATTTTGTATCGTGGAAGCAGATTTTTAGTATTTATAAGCTAGAATTTTACAAGAATAGCTCCTTTTTCTTTCACTTAGGTAAAGAGAGGATGTGTTTAAAGGACGCTATTCTTAATGAAGATGGCTCTTTAAGTATTGATGGAAATAAAATTTATAGCTTACGATAA
- the nikC gene encoding nickel ABC transporter permease subunit NikC: MRAMSWWGKCALVGMGIIALLAFFAPFVAPYAPDMQDLDNILAPASAAHWCGSDYLGRDIFSRILYGARLSLGCAAVILAFIVILGISVGGLSGFVGGRIDALCMRICDIFMSVPTIALSLFLVGVLGSGLENVMIAIILTHWAWYARIVRSIVFSLKNKEYVLLSFTFGAGSLQRFKRHLMLPIISQCAVLASMDIGHIMLHIAGLSFLGLGVQSPTAEWGIMLSEAKDYLWDYPMLIVYPGLALFVCVALANMIGESLRDSFGFVHKLEDFVSKNTQIIESVQIQSAKSLELEHLRIKSYENELVSVDSVRIYRGECSALLGKSGSGKSLSAFALQGFISPNLTQQDGSVRLDDKLINPALYRGVIFACIMQNPRTCFNPLLSINYHFKETCKALYKPYDSDFIRQCLLNAGLDSNILSAYPFELSGGMLQRVMIALALLTQAPFIIADEPTSDLDKPIAYEILRTLRDLKDSHNLGILLITHDLAAVADNATYVYVMEQGRIIESAQILQGKIMKEGAQTPTMRHLAQICAQRSENARA, translated from the coding sequence ATGAGGGCGATGAGCTGGTGGGGCAAATGCGCTCTTGTGGGTATGGGTATCATCGCGCTTTTAGCATTTTTTGCACCTTTTGTTGCGCCTTATGCGCCTGATATGCAGGATTTGGATAATATTCTTGCTCCTGCGAGTGCGGCGCATTGGTGCGGGAGCGACTATTTGGGTAGGGATATTTTCTCTCGTATTCTCTATGGAGCAAGACTCTCATTAGGCTGTGCTGCGGTGATTTTGGCTTTTATTGTGATTTTGGGTATTAGTGTGGGAGGATTGTCTGGCTTTGTTGGTGGGAGGATTGACGCGCTGTGTATGCGTATATGCGATATTTTTATGAGTGTGCCAACTATCGCACTTTCTCTCTTTTTGGTCGGTGTGCTTGGGAGTGGGCTAGAAAATGTGATGATTGCGATTATTCTCACACATTGGGCGTGGTATGCGCGGATTGTGCGTAGTATCGTCTTTAGTCTCAAAAATAAAGAATATGTCCTGCTCTCTTTTACCTTTGGGGCGGGGAGTTTGCAGAGATTCAAAAGGCATTTGATGCTCCCTATCATCAGTCAATGCGCTGTTTTGGCAAGTATGGATATAGGGCACATTATGCTTCATATTGCTGGATTATCTTTTTTGGGGCTTGGTGTGCAGTCACCCACTGCTGAATGGGGCATTATGTTGAGCGAGGCAAAAGATTATCTATGGGATTATCCTATGTTGATTGTGTATCCGGGCTTGGCACTTTTTGTTTGTGTGGCTTTGGCAAATATGATAGGGGAGAGTCTGCGAGATAGCTTTGGTTTTGTGCATAAGCTTGAAGACTTTGTGTCAAAAAATACGCAAATTATAGAATCTGTGCAGATTCAAAGCGCAAAAAGCTTAGAATTAGAACATTTGCGCATCAAATCTTATGAAAATGAGCTTGTTAGTGTGGATTCTGTGCGAATTTATAGGGGAGAGTGTAGCGCACTGCTTGGCAAAAGTGGTAGTGGTAAGTCTCTTAGCGCATTTGCCTTGCAGGGCTTTATCTCTCCTAACCTTACACAGCAAGATGGGAGCGTTAGGCTCGATGATAAACTCATAAATCCTGCCTTGTATCGAGGCGTGATTTTTGCGTGTATTATGCAGAATCCGCGCACTTGCTTCAATCCGCTTTTGAGTATCAATTATCATTTTAAAGAGACTTGCAAGGCACTATATAAGCCCTATGATAGTGATTTTATTAGACAATGTTTATTGAATGCGGGGCTAGATTCTAATATTTTATCTGCTTATCCATTTGAGCTAAGCGGGGGAATGCTCCAGCGCGTGATGATAGCTCTTGCTTTGCTTACACAAGCACCATTTATTATAGCCGATGAGCCTACAAGCGACTTAGACAAGCCCATAGCCTATGAGATTTTGCGCACATTGCGAGACTTGAAAGATTCACATAATCTTGGTATTTTGCTTATCACGCACGATTTGGCGGCGGTAGCGGATAATGCAACATATGTCTATGTAATGGAGCAGGGGAGGATTATAGAATCTGCGCAGATTCTGCAGGGCAAAATAATGAAAGAGGGCGCACAAACACCTACAATGAGGCATTTAGCGCAAATATGCGCACAAAGGAGTGAAAATGCTCGAGCTTAA
- a CDS encoding ABC transporter permease subunit: MKKFVLYRITWIVPIVLFVSFGVFVLLRLGGSDPVMSYLIASNLPATPELVEELRASFGLDKPILTQYFLWLQDAIKLDFGTSYMTGRSVSEDFLHFLPNTLLLVLCGFILTFIFALPLGILGMYYHNRFIDFVIRIFCFVGVSMPNFWFAFLLMLFFSVYLGWLPAVGIEGAQSFIMPSLSIALMSICVLARLIRANMLQVQEERHIVYARMRGIKGLRLYITHIFYNAFLPILTAMGMHIGELIGGALVIESVFGLPGIGLYSIQGIANHDFPVIECFIVVLGATFVLCNVLVDILYALFDPRMRRQNYALDAKGEI, encoded by the coding sequence ATGAAAAAATTTGTGCTGTATAGGATAACGTGGATAGTGCCTATCGTGTTATTTGTATCTTTTGGGGTATTTGTGCTTTTGCGGCTTGGCGGGAGCGACCCTGTGATGAGCTATCTTATAGCTTCAAATCTCCCCGCCACGCCCGAACTTGTGGAGGAACTTCGAGCAAGTTTTGGACTTGATAAACCAATTTTGACACAATATTTCCTATGGCTTCAAGACGCTATAAAGCTTGATTTTGGCACATCGTATATGACCGGACGGAGTGTGAGCGAGGATTTTTTACATTTTTTACCAAACACACTTTTGCTTGTGTTGTGCGGATTCATTTTGACTTTCATCTTTGCCCTGCCTTTAGGAATATTAGGAATGTATTATCACAATCGATTCATAGATTTTGTAATTAGAATCTTTTGCTTTGTTGGTGTGAGTATGCCAAATTTTTGGTTTGCCTTTTTGCTTATGCTCTTTTTTAGTGTGTATCTTGGGTGGCTTCCTGCGGTGGGAATTGAGGGTGCGCAAAGCTTTATTATGCCAAGCCTTAGTATCGCGCTTATGTCTATTTGTGTCTTAGCGCGTCTCATTCGGGCAAATATGCTTCAAGTGCAGGAGGAGAGGCATATTGTATATGCGAGAATGCGTGGAATAAAGGGATTGAGGCTTTATATCACGCATATTTTTTATAACGCATTCTTGCCAATTCTTACCGCAATGGGTATGCATATAGGTGAGCTTATAGGCGGTGCGCTTGTGATTGAAAGCGTGTTTGGACTGCCCGGCATTGGGCTATATAGTATTCAGGGCATAGCAAATCACGATTTTCCGGTGATTGAGTGCTTTATTGTTGTGCTGGGTGCAACCTTTGTGCTGTGTAATGTGCTTGTTGATATACTCTATGCGCTTTTTGACCCGCGTATGCGTAGGCAAAATTACGCACTTGATGCAAAGGGCGAGATATGA